Part of the Streptomyces sp. NBC_00457 genome, CGAACTGTGCGCCCGGGTGACCCAGGTGGTCACCACCGTCAACCCGAAGACATCCTGATGTCGCTCTCACTCGAAGGCTCCTGACTGTGACCGGCTCCCGCGTTCGCGCCGCCAAGGGCCAGGGCGGTCTGCTCCGCGACCAGCTTCTCGACATCGCCGGTCAGCTACTGGAAGACGGTGGCGCCGACGCTCTGACGATTCGCGCGGTAGCGACAAGTGCGGGCGTCACCCCGCCGGCCGTCTACCTCCACTTCGCCTCGAAGAGGGAACTCGTCCACGCCACGTGCCTGCGCGTGTGGGATTCACTGTTCATCGAGTTGGAAACGGTGTCCCGGGGGATCTCGGACCCTGTGACGGCGCTCTATGAAACCTGCGTCGCATACATCGCGTTCGGGCTTCGCCATCCCTCCCAGTACCGACTGG contains:
- a CDS encoding TetR/AcrR family transcriptional regulator, producing MTGSRVRAAKGQGGLLRDQLLDIAGQLLEDGGADALTIRAVATSAGVTPPAVYLHFASKRELVHATCLRVWDSLFIELETVSRGISDPVTALYETCVAYIAFGLRHPSQYRLVMDGEATEASRRNEDACFRYFRDKVTACRDAGVPVESRTETARLLCAGVHGAVSLLIHQERDAWPPDTARYATRAASSAVHGILLTASHASRPSMSAVLRSD